A region from the Prevotella melaninogenica genome encodes:
- a CDS encoding murein hydrolase activator EnvC family protein, with product MKRISLLFILSIVCMLTVSAQHSRKHRRQHKTAITQPVETNTSVKRKGKKAVKALNSKQTITPATNIKGKKQVVENVQPQTQVKGKQQRGKQQQRQAVKGQQVQIEEQQTLVKGQQVVRGKAVVRNARTGKKGAKGPAYVTTEEIKGLQQQNLKLQKEISEHEEEMKVKQKDVDDRLQKIVRLDTEIGQHQRTIDTIATDIKGLDSNIGILKGQLASLEAQLGERRARFIRSMRYMARHRSIQDKLMFVFSAKNLTQMYRRLRFVREYAAYQRAQGEQLKAKQMQVDEKHSQLKQVRVNKSNLLYKDRQVHAQMERKRVEQQTVVTSLQNDQKVLQGVIAQRRQQQQALNAQIDRLIQIEIQKARERAIAEAKAQAAARAAAAKKRAEELARKKAAAEAAARENARRIAEAKEREAKAKAAARAAAEAAEKARQEAADRAAAARAAAEKARQEALQKERATARERAIRKVEQQEAAAKAAQEKAEARAAAEKARADQMAREAEANRVAAERKADADRERAAREAAAARASAAENNDMLSSADRAITGNFANNRGRLPMPLSGQIVSHFGQYNVAGMSNIRLNNDGINIKGAPGSAVRSVFMGEVSGVFMAGGMSVVMVRHGIYITVYANLGSVGVSKGQKVGTGQTIGTVGRTGILQFQLRKETAKLNPEQWLR from the coding sequence ATGAAACGTATTTCTTTATTATTCATATTGTCAATCGTGTGTATGCTGACGGTTTCTGCTCAGCATTCACGTAAGCATAGAAGACAGCATAAGACAGCTATAACTCAACCCGTTGAAACTAATACTTCTGTAAAAAGGAAGGGTAAAAAGGCTGTAAAAGCACTCAATAGCAAGCAAACGATAACACCTGCAACTAACATAAAAGGTAAGAAGCAGGTTGTTGAGAATGTGCAACCTCAAACCCAAGTAAAGGGTAAGCAACAGCGGGGCAAGCAGCAACAACGGCAAGCCGTCAAGGGACAACAGGTTCAAATCGAGGAGCAACAAACTTTGGTGAAGGGACAGCAAGTTGTTCGTGGTAAGGCTGTTGTACGCAACGCTCGTACAGGTAAGAAGGGCGCAAAAGGACCTGCCTATGTGACAACAGAAGAAATTAAGGGCTTACAGCAGCAGAATTTAAAGCTACAAAAAGAGATTTCAGAACACGAGGAGGAAATGAAAGTAAAGCAGAAGGACGTTGATGACCGTCTGCAGAAGATAGTCCGCCTTGATACAGAAATTGGTCAACACCAGAGAACGATAGATACCATCGCCACAGATATCAAAGGCTTGGATTCTAATATCGGTATTCTGAAAGGTCAGTTAGCTTCGCTTGAAGCACAGTTGGGTGAGCGTCGTGCTCGTTTCATTCGTTCTATGCGTTATATGGCGCGTCATCGTAGTATTCAAGACAAGTTGATGTTCGTCTTCTCGGCTAAGAACCTGACACAGATGTATCGTCGTCTTCGTTTCGTACGTGAGTATGCAGCCTACCAGCGTGCGCAGGGTGAACAGCTCAAAGCCAAGCAGATGCAGGTGGATGAGAAGCATTCACAGTTGAAGCAGGTGCGTGTCAACAAGAGTAACCTTCTGTATAAAGACCGTCAGGTACATGCTCAGATGGAACGTAAACGTGTTGAACAGCAGACGGTTGTAACTTCTTTGCAGAACGACCAGAAGGTGTTGCAGGGTGTTATTGCTCAACGTCGCCAGCAGCAACAGGCTTTGAATGCGCAGATTGACCGACTCATTCAGATTGAAATACAGAAGGCTCGTGAACGTGCAATAGCAGAAGCTAAAGCCCAGGCTGCTGCTCGTGCCGCTGCCGCTAAGAAGCGTGCCGAAGAGTTAGCGCGAAAGAAGGCTGCTGCAGAAGCTGCTGCTCGTGAGAATGCTCGTCGTATTGCTGAGGCAAAGGAGCGTGAGGCAAAAGCTAAAGCCGCCGCTCGTGCTGCTGCTGAGGCTGCTGAGAAAGCTCGTCAAGAGGCTGCTGATCGTGCTGCCGCTGCGCGTGCTGCCGCTGAGAAAGCTCGTCAAGAAGCATTGCAGAAAGAACGTGCTACGGCTCGTGAGCGTGCTATTCGTAAGGTTGAGCAGCAGGAAGCAGCTGCTAAGGCTGCACAAGAAAAGGCTGAGGCGCGTGCTGCTGCCGAGAAGGCACGTGCCGACCAAATGGCGCGTGAGGCTGAGGCAAATCGTGTGGCTGCCGAGCGTAAGGCTGATGCTGACCGTGAGCGTGCTGCTCGTGAGGCTGCAGCTGCGAGAGCATCGGCTGCTGAAAACAATGATATGCTTAGCTCGGCCGACCGTGCTATAACGGGAAATTTTGCCAATAACCGTGGTCGATTGCCAATGCCATTGTCGGGTCAGATTGTCAGCCATTTTGGTCAGTATAATGTGGCTGGTATGTCAAATATCCGTTTGAATAATGATGGTATCAATATTAAGGGTGCTCCTGGCAGTGCTGTTCGCAGTGTCTTTATGGGCGAGGTGAGTGGTGTCTTTATGGCAGGAGGTATGAGTGTCGTGATGGTTCGTCATGGTATCTATATCACCGTCTATGCTAACTTGGGTTCTGTTGGCGTCAGCAAAGGACAGAAGGTTGGTACGGGACAGACCATCGGAACCGTTGGTAGGACTGGTATTCTCCAGTTCCAGCTGCGTAAGGAGACCGCTAAGCTGAATCCAGAGCAATGGTTGCGCTAA